A window from Salvia miltiorrhiza cultivar Shanhuang (shh) chromosome 2, IMPLAD_Smil_shh, whole genome shotgun sequence encodes these proteins:
- the LOC131012989 gene encoding serine/threonine-protein kinase STY46-like isoform X2, whose product MTIHSLMLLRLYALDVNTERAEDVLVHKKLLNLARDPLTRPAVDVRLVQVRPTADGNSGNTVHSSFTKGGNALLSDSVHPPPAFGPSANFELAFEGNESNAQDENSSVSRKSYFLRPMHEITISTKDKTKLLSGLTCLMSEIGLNIQEAHAFCTIDGYSLDVFVVDGWEKGIDCLRATLVKEIPYIEKQSIKQELVSPAAGLGQSGFNIPSCHVEIPIDGNDVWEIDANLLEFEYKIASGSNGDMYKGLFRSQDVAIKIFKADSLNKDMQREFSQEVYILRKVRHKNVVQFIGSCTRPPLFCIVTEFMSGGSVYDALHKQNGVLNLPATLKVAIDVTRGMSYLHQNNIIHRDLKAANLLMDENEVVKIADFGVARVLVQSGVMTAETGTYRWMAPEVIEHKPYNHKADVFSFGVMLWELLTGKVPYAQLTPLQAAVGVVQKGLRPTIPGHTHPLVVELLERCWQQEPSLRPEFSEITEILQCIGKKVFEEERANKKRNLGEPCQPKEDWPIKRQENENAA is encoded by the exons ATGACAATTCATTCTTTGATGCTGCTGAGACT CtatgctttggatgtcaatacTGAACGGGCAGAGGATGTCCTGGTGCACAAGAAATTATTGAACTTGGCGCGTGATCCTCTCACACGGCCCGCTGTTGATGTGCGCCTTGTGCAG GTTCGGCCCACCGCCGATGGAAATTCTGGCAATACTGTCCATTCAAGCTTCACCAAAGGAGGGAATGCTCTCCTGTCAGATAG CGTTCACCCTCCACCCGCTTTTGGCCCATCAGCAAATTTTGAACTTGCCTTCGAAGGAAATGAATCCAATGCCCAAGATGAGAATAGCTCTGTGAGTAGGAAATCATACTTTTTGCG GCCAATGCATGAAATAACAATATCAACAAAAGACAAAACCAAGCTGCTTAGTGGG TTAACATGCCTTATGTCTGAGATTGGCTTGAACATCCAAGAAGCTCATGCTTTCTGTACAATTGACGGGTATTCACTTGATGTCTTCGTTGTGGATGGTTGGGAAAAG GGCATTGATTGTCTCAGAGCCACACTAGTGAAAGAAATTCCATACATTGAG AAACAGTCGATTAAACAAGAGCTAGTATCTCCTGCTGCTGGGCTGGGGCAGAGTGGATTTAATATACCATCATGCCATGTGGAAATTCCTATTGATGGGAATGATGTCTGGGAAATTGATGCCAATTTGTTGGAGTTTGAATACAAGATTGCTTCAGGGTCAAATGGAGACAT GTACAAAGGTTTGTTTCGTAGTCAAGATGTGGCCATCAAAATTTTCAAGGCTGACTCCCTTAATAAAGACATGCAACGGGAGTTCTCCCAGGAAGTCTACATATTGAG GAAAGTTCGGCACAAAAATGTGGTACAATTTATTGGTTCATGTACGAGACCTCCACTCTTCTGCATCGTTACTG AATTTATGTCGGGTGGAAGTGTGTATGATGCGCTGCATAAACAAAACGGTGTTCTCAATCTTCCAGCCACATTGAAGGTTGCAATTGATGTCACTAGGGGGATGAGCTATTTGCatcaaaataatataattcaCAGGGACCTCAAGGCTGCCAACCTTTTGATGGATGAAAACGAA GTGGTTAAGATTGCTGATTTTGGTGTTGCTCGAGTACTAGTTCAGTCGGGAGTTATGACTGCAGAAACTGGAACTTATCGCTGGATGGCACCGGAG GTTATTGAGCACAAGCCGTATAATCACAAAGCCGACGTGTTTAGCTTTGGGGTTATGCTGTGGGAGCTTCTAACTGGAAAG GTTCCATATGCACAACTGACTCCTTTGCAGGCGGCTGTGGGTGTCGTCCAGAAG GGTCTAAGGCCAACAATACCGGGGCACACTCATCCGTTAGTGGTGGAATTGCTCGAAAGGTGTTGGCAGCAAGAACCATCTTTAAGGCCTGAATTTTCCGAAATCACTGAGATCTTGCAATGCATAGGCAAAAAG GTCTTTGAAGAAGAGAGAGCTAACAAAAAGAGAAATTTGGGAGAGCCATGTCAGCCCAAAGAGGACTGGCCAATAAAGAGGCAAGAAAACGAAAATGCTGCATGA
- the LOC131012989 gene encoding serine/threonine-protein kinase STY46-like isoform X3, giving the protein MISVNYVLSSYALDVNTERAEDVLVHKKLLNLARDPLTRPAVDVRLVQVRPTADGNSGNTVHSSFTKGGNALLSDSVHPPPAFGPSANFELAFEGNESNAQDENSSVSRKSYFLRPMHEITISTKDKTKLLSGLTCLMSEIGLNIQEAHAFCTIDGYSLDVFVVDGWEKGIDCLRATLVKEIPYIEKQSIKQELVSPAAGLGQSGFNIPSCHVEIPIDGNDVWEIDANLLEFEYKIASGSNGDMYKGLFRSQDVAIKIFKADSLNKDMQREFSQEVYILRKVRHKNVVQFIGSCTRPPLFCIVTEFMSGGSVYDALHKQNGVLNLPATLKVAIDVTRGMSYLHQNNIIHRDLKAANLLMDENEVVKIADFGVARVLVQSGVMTAETGTYRWMAPEVIEHKPYNHKADVFSFGVMLWELLTGKVPYAQLTPLQAAVGVVQKGLRPTIPGHTHPLVVELLERCWQQEPSLRPEFSEITEILQCIGKKVFEEERANKKRNLGEPCQPKEDWPIKRQENENAA; this is encoded by the exons ATGATTTCTGTGAATTATGTTTTAAGTAG CtatgctttggatgtcaatacTGAACGGGCAGAGGATGTCCTGGTGCACAAGAAATTATTGAACTTGGCGCGTGATCCTCTCACACGGCCCGCTGTTGATGTGCGCCTTGTGCAG GTTCGGCCCACCGCCGATGGAAATTCTGGCAATACTGTCCATTCAAGCTTCACCAAAGGAGGGAATGCTCTCCTGTCAGATAG CGTTCACCCTCCACCCGCTTTTGGCCCATCAGCAAATTTTGAACTTGCCTTCGAAGGAAATGAATCCAATGCCCAAGATGAGAATAGCTCTGTGAGTAGGAAATCATACTTTTTGCG GCCAATGCATGAAATAACAATATCAACAAAAGACAAAACCAAGCTGCTTAGTGGG TTAACATGCCTTATGTCTGAGATTGGCTTGAACATCCAAGAAGCTCATGCTTTCTGTACAATTGACGGGTATTCACTTGATGTCTTCGTTGTGGATGGTTGGGAAAAG GGCATTGATTGTCTCAGAGCCACACTAGTGAAAGAAATTCCATACATTGAG AAACAGTCGATTAAACAAGAGCTAGTATCTCCTGCTGCTGGGCTGGGGCAGAGTGGATTTAATATACCATCATGCCATGTGGAAATTCCTATTGATGGGAATGATGTCTGGGAAATTGATGCCAATTTGTTGGAGTTTGAATACAAGATTGCTTCAGGGTCAAATGGAGACAT GTACAAAGGTTTGTTTCGTAGTCAAGATGTGGCCATCAAAATTTTCAAGGCTGACTCCCTTAATAAAGACATGCAACGGGAGTTCTCCCAGGAAGTCTACATATTGAG GAAAGTTCGGCACAAAAATGTGGTACAATTTATTGGTTCATGTACGAGACCTCCACTCTTCTGCATCGTTACTG AATTTATGTCGGGTGGAAGTGTGTATGATGCGCTGCATAAACAAAACGGTGTTCTCAATCTTCCAGCCACATTGAAGGTTGCAATTGATGTCACTAGGGGGATGAGCTATTTGCatcaaaataatataattcaCAGGGACCTCAAGGCTGCCAACCTTTTGATGGATGAAAACGAA GTGGTTAAGATTGCTGATTTTGGTGTTGCTCGAGTACTAGTTCAGTCGGGAGTTATGACTGCAGAAACTGGAACTTATCGCTGGATGGCACCGGAG GTTATTGAGCACAAGCCGTATAATCACAAAGCCGACGTGTTTAGCTTTGGGGTTATGCTGTGGGAGCTTCTAACTGGAAAG GTTCCATATGCACAACTGACTCCTTTGCAGGCGGCTGTGGGTGTCGTCCAGAAG GGTCTAAGGCCAACAATACCGGGGCACACTCATCCGTTAGTGGTGGAATTGCTCGAAAGGTGTTGGCAGCAAGAACCATCTTTAAGGCCTGAATTTTCCGAAATCACTGAGATCTTGCAATGCATAGGCAAAAAG GTCTTTGAAGAAGAGAGAGCTAACAAAAAGAGAAATTTGGGAGAGCCATGTCAGCCCAAAGAGGACTGGCCAATAAAGAGGCAAGAAAACGAAAATGCTGCATGA
- the LOC131012989 gene encoding serine/threonine-protein kinase STY46-like isoform X1, which produces MGDSQSQSCSSRQSEWSPLQSRKRRQKIEVFHEVLCRLRELDIEEAAQPGFEDELWAHFNMFPLRYALDVNTERAEDVLVHKKLLNLARDPLTRPAVDVRLVQVRPTADGNSGNTVHSSFTKGGNALLSDSVHPPPAFGPSANFELAFEGNESNAQDENSSVSRKSYFLRPMHEITISTKDKTKLLSGLTCLMSEIGLNIQEAHAFCTIDGYSLDVFVVDGWEKGIDCLRATLVKEIPYIEKQSIKQELVSPAAGLGQSGFNIPSCHVEIPIDGNDVWEIDANLLEFEYKIASGSNGDMYKGLFRSQDVAIKIFKADSLNKDMQREFSQEVYILRKVRHKNVVQFIGSCTRPPLFCIVTEFMSGGSVYDALHKQNGVLNLPATLKVAIDVTRGMSYLHQNNIIHRDLKAANLLMDENEVVKIADFGVARVLVQSGVMTAETGTYRWMAPEVIEHKPYNHKADVFSFGVMLWELLTGKVPYAQLTPLQAAVGVVQKGLRPTIPGHTHPLVVELLERCWQQEPSLRPEFSEITEILQCIGKKVFEEERANKKRNLGEPCQPKEDWPIKRQENENAA; this is translated from the exons ATGGGAGAtagtcagagccagagctgcAGCAGCCGGCAATCCGAGTGGTCACCGCTTCAAAGCCGAAAAAGGCGCCAGAAAATTGAAGTCTTTCACGAAGTGTTGTGTAGGCTCAGAGAATTGGATATCGAGGAGGCTGCTCAACCGGGTTTTGAAGATGAACTGTGGGCTCATTTTAACATGTTTCCTCTTCG CtatgctttggatgtcaatacTGAACGGGCAGAGGATGTCCTGGTGCACAAGAAATTATTGAACTTGGCGCGTGATCCTCTCACACGGCCCGCTGTTGATGTGCGCCTTGTGCAG GTTCGGCCCACCGCCGATGGAAATTCTGGCAATACTGTCCATTCAAGCTTCACCAAAGGAGGGAATGCTCTCCTGTCAGATAG CGTTCACCCTCCACCCGCTTTTGGCCCATCAGCAAATTTTGAACTTGCCTTCGAAGGAAATGAATCCAATGCCCAAGATGAGAATAGCTCTGTGAGTAGGAAATCATACTTTTTGCG GCCAATGCATGAAATAACAATATCAACAAAAGACAAAACCAAGCTGCTTAGTGGG TTAACATGCCTTATGTCTGAGATTGGCTTGAACATCCAAGAAGCTCATGCTTTCTGTACAATTGACGGGTATTCACTTGATGTCTTCGTTGTGGATGGTTGGGAAAAG GGCATTGATTGTCTCAGAGCCACACTAGTGAAAGAAATTCCATACATTGAG AAACAGTCGATTAAACAAGAGCTAGTATCTCCTGCTGCTGGGCTGGGGCAGAGTGGATTTAATATACCATCATGCCATGTGGAAATTCCTATTGATGGGAATGATGTCTGGGAAATTGATGCCAATTTGTTGGAGTTTGAATACAAGATTGCTTCAGGGTCAAATGGAGACAT GTACAAAGGTTTGTTTCGTAGTCAAGATGTGGCCATCAAAATTTTCAAGGCTGACTCCCTTAATAAAGACATGCAACGGGAGTTCTCCCAGGAAGTCTACATATTGAG GAAAGTTCGGCACAAAAATGTGGTACAATTTATTGGTTCATGTACGAGACCTCCACTCTTCTGCATCGTTACTG AATTTATGTCGGGTGGAAGTGTGTATGATGCGCTGCATAAACAAAACGGTGTTCTCAATCTTCCAGCCACATTGAAGGTTGCAATTGATGTCACTAGGGGGATGAGCTATTTGCatcaaaataatataattcaCAGGGACCTCAAGGCTGCCAACCTTTTGATGGATGAAAACGAA GTGGTTAAGATTGCTGATTTTGGTGTTGCTCGAGTACTAGTTCAGTCGGGAGTTATGACTGCAGAAACTGGAACTTATCGCTGGATGGCACCGGAG GTTATTGAGCACAAGCCGTATAATCACAAAGCCGACGTGTTTAGCTTTGGGGTTATGCTGTGGGAGCTTCTAACTGGAAAG GTTCCATATGCACAACTGACTCCTTTGCAGGCGGCTGTGGGTGTCGTCCAGAAG GGTCTAAGGCCAACAATACCGGGGCACACTCATCCGTTAGTGGTGGAATTGCTCGAAAGGTGTTGGCAGCAAGAACCATCTTTAAGGCCTGAATTTTCCGAAATCACTGAGATCTTGCAATGCATAGGCAAAAAG GTCTTTGAAGAAGAGAGAGCTAACAAAAAGAGAAATTTGGGAGAGCCATGTCAGCCCAAAGAGGACTGGCCAATAAAGAGGCAAGAAAACGAAAATGCTGCATGA
- the LOC131012989 gene encoding serine/threonine-protein kinase STY46-like isoform X4 has translation MCALCRFGPPPMEILAILSIQASPKEGMLSCQIAFTLHPLLAHQQILNLPSKEMNPMPKMRIALPMHEITISTKDKTKLLSGLTCLMSEIGLNIQEAHAFCTIDGYSLDVFVVDGWEKGIDCLRATLVKEIPYIEKQSIKQELVSPAAGLGQSGFNIPSCHVEIPIDGNDVWEIDANLLEFEYKIASGSNGDMYKGLFRSQDVAIKIFKADSLNKDMQREFSQEVYILRKVRHKNVVQFIGSCTRPPLFCIVTEFMSGGSVYDALHKQNGVLNLPATLKVAIDVTRGMSYLHQNNIIHRDLKAANLLMDENEVVKIADFGVARVLVQSGVMTAETGTYRWMAPEVIEHKPYNHKADVFSFGVMLWELLTGKVPYAQLTPLQAAVGVVQKGLRPTIPGHTHPLVVELLERCWQQEPSLRPEFSEITEILQCIGKKVFEEERANKKRNLGEPCQPKEDWPIKRQENENAA, from the exons ATGTGCGCCTTGTGCAG GTTCGGCCCACCGCCGATGGAAATTCTGGCAATACTGTCCATTCAAGCTTCACCAAAGGAGGGAATGCTCTCCTGTCAGATAG CGTTCACCCTCCACCCGCTTTTGGCCCATCAGCAAATTTTGAACTTGCCTTCGAAGGAAATGAATCCAATGCCCAAGATGAGAATAGCTCT GCCAATGCATGAAATAACAATATCAACAAAAGACAAAACCAAGCTGCTTAGTGGG TTAACATGCCTTATGTCTGAGATTGGCTTGAACATCCAAGAAGCTCATGCTTTCTGTACAATTGACGGGTATTCACTTGATGTCTTCGTTGTGGATGGTTGGGAAAAG GGCATTGATTGTCTCAGAGCCACACTAGTGAAAGAAATTCCATACATTGAG AAACAGTCGATTAAACAAGAGCTAGTATCTCCTGCTGCTGGGCTGGGGCAGAGTGGATTTAATATACCATCATGCCATGTGGAAATTCCTATTGATGGGAATGATGTCTGGGAAATTGATGCCAATTTGTTGGAGTTTGAATACAAGATTGCTTCAGGGTCAAATGGAGACAT GTACAAAGGTTTGTTTCGTAGTCAAGATGTGGCCATCAAAATTTTCAAGGCTGACTCCCTTAATAAAGACATGCAACGGGAGTTCTCCCAGGAAGTCTACATATTGAG GAAAGTTCGGCACAAAAATGTGGTACAATTTATTGGTTCATGTACGAGACCTCCACTCTTCTGCATCGTTACTG AATTTATGTCGGGTGGAAGTGTGTATGATGCGCTGCATAAACAAAACGGTGTTCTCAATCTTCCAGCCACATTGAAGGTTGCAATTGATGTCACTAGGGGGATGAGCTATTTGCatcaaaataatataattcaCAGGGACCTCAAGGCTGCCAACCTTTTGATGGATGAAAACGAA GTGGTTAAGATTGCTGATTTTGGTGTTGCTCGAGTACTAGTTCAGTCGGGAGTTATGACTGCAGAAACTGGAACTTATCGCTGGATGGCACCGGAG GTTATTGAGCACAAGCCGTATAATCACAAAGCCGACGTGTTTAGCTTTGGGGTTATGCTGTGGGAGCTTCTAACTGGAAAG GTTCCATATGCACAACTGACTCCTTTGCAGGCGGCTGTGGGTGTCGTCCAGAAG GGTCTAAGGCCAACAATACCGGGGCACACTCATCCGTTAGTGGTGGAATTGCTCGAAAGGTGTTGGCAGCAAGAACCATCTTTAAGGCCTGAATTTTCCGAAATCACTGAGATCTTGCAATGCATAGGCAAAAAG GTCTTTGAAGAAGAGAGAGCTAACAAAAAGAGAAATTTGGGAGAGCCATGTCAGCCCAAAGAGGACTGGCCAATAAAGAGGCAAGAAAACGAAAATGCTGCATGA